The following coding sequences lie in one Cydia fagiglandana chromosome 27, ilCydFagi1.1, whole genome shotgun sequence genomic window:
- the LOC134677884 gene encoding glucose-1-phosphatase-like: MIAKLLFIVTFIGAGFSLQLKQVVILSRHNIRTPLTTNLQLLTPKRWPKWNGETGFLTPKGRKLEQAMGRYFADWIIEEKLLLDKCSRNQVFVYSNTRERTIQTAKSFAEGAFGECAEVYYKNMTGMDPVFNPVIRNDSEEFREVVLSEMQAQLNNIDVKDALLRLNKIVDVKDSEYCKTEHVCDLSEVKNKIVFEVNKEPDVVGAIQLGNTLVDAFLMAYYDGMKEDDVAWGQIRTAQEWESFLKIVKAYHKIRFQTKLLDKDVASTLLKYLGDVFQNGSKKFYVLVGHDANILSLMSALNFKDYSLDGQFEKTPIGGKVVFEKWYEEENDRELLRVRYVYQSSKQIRDGVEASLQHPPLEALLQMEDCAVDENGYCPWNDFIRKFNIV; this comes from the coding sequence ATGATTGCGAAATTACTTTTTATCGTCACATTTATCGGAGCCGGTTTCAGTTTACAGTTAAAGCAAGTGGTTATACTATCCAGGCACAATATACGGACGCCTTTGACGACCAACTTACAGTTATTGACCCCTAAACGATGGCCTAAGTGGAACGGAGAAACGGGGTTTCTCACACCAAAAGGACGTAAACTCGAACAAGCTATGGGGAGGTATTTTGCCGACTGGATTATCGAAGAGAAGTTACTATTGGACAAGTGCTCGAGAAATCAAGTGTTTGTGTATTCTAATACGAGAGAAAGAACTATACAAACCGCAAAATCGTTCGCTGAAGGCGCTTTTGGGGAGTGCGccgaagtttattataaaaacatgACGGGAATGGATCCAGTTTTCAATCCAGTTATAAGGAATGATTCGGAAGAGTTTAGGGAGGTCGTTTTAAGTGAAATGCAAGCGCAATTGAATAATATCGACGTAAAAGACGCGCTATTAAGGCTGAATAAAATAGTCGATGTTAAAGATTCGGAATATTGTAAAACTGAACATGTTTGCGATTTGAGTgaggtgaaaaataaaatagttttcgAGGTAAATAAGGAACCAGATGTTGTTGGGGCGATACAGCTTGGAAATACTTTGGTGGATGCTTTCTTGATGGCGTATTACGATGGAATGAAAGAAGACGATGTAGCATGGGGACAAATACGAACAGCACAAGAATGGGAGTCATTTTTGAAGATCGTCAAAGCTTATCATAAGATCCGTTTTCAAACTAAGCTCTTGGATAAAGATGTAGCTTCGACGTTGCTTAAATATTTGGGGGATGTGTTTCAAAATGGCAGTAAAAAGTTCTATGTACTTGTAGGACATGACGCTAACATATTGTCGCTAATGTCAGCTTTGAATTTTAAAGATTATTCGTTGGATGGTCAGTTTGAGAAGACGCCTATTGGCGGGAAAGTGGTGTTTGAGAAGTGGTACGAAGAAGAGAATGATAGAGAGCTCCTGCGAGTGCGCTACGTGTATCAGTCCTCGAAGCAGATCAGAGATGGCGTTGAAGCCAGTTTACAGCACCCGCCGCTAGAGGCGCTGCTGCAAATGGAAGATTGTGCTGTTGACGAAAACGGGTACTGTCCGTGGAACGATTTTATAAGAAAATTTAACATAGTTTAG